From a region of the Helicoverpa armigera isolate CAAS_96S chromosome 14, ASM3070526v1, whole genome shotgun sequence genome:
- the LOC110375097 gene encoding mitochondrial pyruvate carrier 1, with translation MSMIGNLLKQLKSKEFRQYLMSTHFWGPVANWGIPLAALADIQKDPSFISGKMTLALSLYSLMFMRFAWKVQPRNMLLFACHVTNEAAQLTQGARFINYHYLQDRKNDPKPCATTQAAPITPASPIPKASKPVAS, from the exons ATGAGTATGATTGGAAATTTATTGAAGCAGCTGAAAAGCAAGGAGTTTAGGCAATATTTAATGAG cACCCATTTCTGGGGTCCTGTAGCCAATTGGGGAATACCTCTAGCAGCCCTCGCAGATATACAAAAAGACCCCAGCTTTATTAGTGGCAAAATGACACTCG CTCTGTCGCTGTACTCGCTGATGTTTATGCGGTTCGCGTGGAAGGTGCAACCTCGCAACATGCTCCTATTCGCCTGCCACGTCACCAACGAGGCTGCCCAGCTCACACAGGGAGCTCGATTCATCAACTACCACTATCTACAAGATAGGAAAAATGACCCAAAGCCCTGTGCCACTACTCAGGCAGCTCCGATCACACCTGCCAGTCCAATCCCCAAGGCTAGTAAACCGGTTGCCTCTTAA